The Aptenodytes patagonicus chromosome 25, bAptPat1.pri.cur, whole genome shotgun sequence genome window below encodes:
- the DPP9 gene encoding dipeptidyl peptidase 9 isoform X2, with protein sequence MQKIKRVRLENETAGSWRSFLSSSEGEERMTAVDTLSDSSEVVEMEDVPSQFQFVRKTEESSPHSHRLYYLGMPYGSRENSLLYSEIPKKVRKEALLLLSWKQMLDHFQATPHHGMYSREEELLRERKRLGVFGITSYDFHSESGLFLFQASNSLFHCRDGGKNGFMVSPMKPLEIKTQCTGPRMDPKICPADPAFFSFINNNDLWVANIETGEEKRMTYCHKGLSNVLDDPKSAGVATFVIQEEFDRFTGYWWCPTASTEGSEDLKTLRILYEEVDESEVEIIHVPSPALEERKTDSYRYPRTGSKNPKITLKLAEFKTDSKGKIVCAQDKELVQPFAALFPTVEYIARAGWTRDGKYAWAMFLDRPQQRLQLILLPPALFIPVPENEEQRAEFAKTVPENVQPFVIYEETTDVWINVHDIFYPFIQPEGEEEELCFIRANECKTGFCHLYRVTAVLKQGSYDWLQPYVHSEDDFKCAIKEEIALTGGEWEVLARHGSKIWVNEATKLVYFQGTKDTPLEHHLYVVSYESPGEIVRLTTPGFSHSCSMSQNFDMFISHYSSVSTPPCVHVYKLSGSDDDPLHKQPKFWASMMEAASCPPDYIPPEIFHFRTQSDVELYGMVYKPHDVQPGKKHPTVLFVYGGPQVQLVNNSFKGIKYLRLNTLASLGYAVVVIDGRGSCQRGLKFEGALKNQMGQVEIEDQVEGLHYVAEKYGFIDLSRVAIHGWSYGGFLSLMGLICKPNVFKIAIAGAPVTVWMAYDTGYTERYMDIPENNQQGYEAGSVALHVEKLPNEPNRLLILHGFLDENVHFFHTNFLVSQLIRAGKPYQLQIYPNERHSIRCPESGEHYEITLLHFLQEYL encoded by the exons ATGCAGAAGATAAAGAGGGTTCGTCTGGAAAACGAGACTGCAGGAAGTTGGAGAAG TTTTTTGTCCAGTTCTGAAGGGGAAGAGAGGATGACTGCAGTGGACACGCTATCAGACAGCTCTGAAGTGGTCGAGATGGAGGATGTGCCTTCCCAATTCCAG TTTGTCCGGAAAACAGAAGAGTCCAGCCCGCACTCTCATCGTCTTTATTACCTGG GAATGCCATATGGTAGCCGAGAGAATTCCCTTCTTTACTCAGAGATTCCCAAAAAGGTACGGAAGGAGGCCTTGCTACTCTTGTCATGGAAACAGATGCTGGATCACTTTCAG GCAACCCCTCATCATGGGATGTATTCTAGAGAAGAGGAACTCTTGAGGGAACGCAAGCGACTTGGTGTCTTTGGTATAACATCTTACGATTTCCATAGTGAGAGTGGCCTGTTCCTCTtccaggccagcaacagcctCTTTCATTGTCGAGATGGGGGCAAGAATGGTTTCATG GTGTCTCCAATGAAGCCTCTGGAGATCAAGACTCAGTGCACAGGGCCACGGATGGATCCCAAGATCTGCCCTGCCGACCCTGCCTTCTTTTCATTCATTAATAACAATGATCTGTGGGTAGCAAATATTGAGACGGGAGAGGAGAAGCGGATGACATACTGCCATAAAG GCTTGTCCAATGTTCTTGATGACCCCAAGTCTGCTGGTGTAGCCACTTTTGTCATTCAAGAGGAGTTTGATCGGTTCACGGGCTATTGGTGGTGTCCCACAGCTTCCACAGAAG GCTCAGAGGATTTAAAAACACTGCGGATCTTGTATGAGGAAGTGGATGAGTCAGAGGTGGAGATAATTCATGTTCCTTCACCTGCCttggaggagagaaaaacagactCCTACCGGTACCCCAGGACAG gcagcaaaaacCCCAAGATTACATTAAAACTGGCAGAATTTAAAACAGACAGCAAGGGTAAG atCGTGTGTGCTCAGGACAAGGAGCTGGTGCAACCATTTGCTGCATTGTTTCCGACTGTGGAGTACATTGCCCGTGCTGGATGGACCCGAGATGGCAAATA TGCCTGGGCTATGTTCCTAGACAGACCTCAGCAGCGGCTGCAGCTAATCCTTTTGCCTCCAGCACTCTTTATTCCAGTCCCAGAAAATGAGGAGCAGCGCGCTGAATTTGCCAAAACTGTGCCAGAAAATGTCCAGCCATTTGTGATCTATGAAGAAACCACTGACGTGTGGATAAAT GTTCATGATATCTTCTACCCTTTCATCCAaccagagggagaggaggaagaactctGCTTTATCCGAGCCAACGAATGCAAAACAGGTTTCTGTCACCTGTACAGAGTCACAGCAGTCCTAAAGCAAGGCAGCTATGACTGGCTGCAGCCATATGTCCATAGTGAGG ATGATTTCAAATGTGCTATCAAAGAGGAGATTGCCCTGACTGGTGGGGAATGGGAGGTGTTGGCAAGGCATGGATCGAAG ATCTGGGTCAATGAGGCTACGAAGCTGGTGTATTTCCAAGGCACAAAGGACACCCCGTTGGAGCACCACCTTTACGTAGTCAGCTATGAGTCTCCTGGAGAAATTGTGCGACTCACCACTCCGGGCTTCTCCCACAGCTGTTCAATGAGCCAG AACTTCGACATGTTCATCAGCCACTACAGCAGCGTGAGCACTCCACCTTGCGTGCACGTCTACAAGCTCAGTGGCTCCGATGATGACCCGCTCCACAAGCAGCCCAAGTTTTGGGCTAGCATGATGGAGGCAGCCA GTTGTCCCCCAGATTACATCCCACCTGAGATCTTTCACTTCCGCACTCAGTCAGATGTCGAGCTCTATGGAATGGTCTACAAACCTCATGATGTCCAACCTGGGAAGAAGCATCCCACAGTGCTCTTTGTGTACGGAGGCCCTCAG gtGCAGCTAGTGAACAACTCCTTCAAAGGAATCAAGTACTTACGGCTAAACACGCTAGCATCCCTAGGCTATGCTGTGGTAGTGATTGATGGAAGGGGTTCGTGCCAGCGAGGACTCAAATTTGAAGGGGCCCTGAAAAACCAAATG GGTCAGGTGGAGATAGAGGACCAGGTGGAAGGTTTACATTACGTAGCAGAAAAATACGGGTTCATCGACTTGAGTCGGGTAGCCATACATGGCTGGTCATATGGGGGTTTTCTCTCCCTCATGGGTCTTATCTGTAAACCCAATGTCTTCAAG ATTGCTATAGCAGGTGCTCCTGTCACAGTTTGGATGGCATATGACACCGGGTATACTGAGCGGTACATGGATATCCCAGAAAACAACCAGCAAGGTTATGAGGCTGGCTCTGTGGCATTACACGTAGAAAAGCTTCCCAATGA GCCAAATCGTTTGCTGATCCTCCATGGCTTTTTGGATGAAAATGTGCACTTTTTTCACACCAACTTCCTGGTATCACAGCTAATCCGGGCTGGAAAACCTTACCAGCTGCAG ATCTACCCCAACGAGAGACACAGTATTCGGTGCCCTGAGTCAGGAGAGCACTACGAAATCACGCTGCTGCACTTTCTACAAGAATACCTCTGA
- the DPP9 gene encoding dipeptidyl peptidase 9 isoform X1 translates to MQKIKRVRLENETAGSWRSFLSSSEGEERMTAVDTLSDSSEVVEMEDVPSQFQVQKHSWDGLRDIIHSSRKYSGMIVNKAPHDFQFVRKTEESSPHSHRLYYLGMPYGSRENSLLYSEIPKKVRKEALLLLSWKQMLDHFQATPHHGMYSREEELLRERKRLGVFGITSYDFHSESGLFLFQASNSLFHCRDGGKNGFMVSPMKPLEIKTQCTGPRMDPKICPADPAFFSFINNNDLWVANIETGEEKRMTYCHKGLSNVLDDPKSAGVATFVIQEEFDRFTGYWWCPTASTEGSEDLKTLRILYEEVDESEVEIIHVPSPALEERKTDSYRYPRTGSKNPKITLKLAEFKTDSKGKIVCAQDKELVQPFAALFPTVEYIARAGWTRDGKYAWAMFLDRPQQRLQLILLPPALFIPVPENEEQRAEFAKTVPENVQPFVIYEETTDVWINVHDIFYPFIQPEGEEEELCFIRANECKTGFCHLYRVTAVLKQGSYDWLQPYVHSEDDFKCAIKEEIALTGGEWEVLARHGSKIWVNEATKLVYFQGTKDTPLEHHLYVVSYESPGEIVRLTTPGFSHSCSMSQNFDMFISHYSSVSTPPCVHVYKLSGSDDDPLHKQPKFWASMMEAASCPPDYIPPEIFHFRTQSDVELYGMVYKPHDVQPGKKHPTVLFVYGGPQVQLVNNSFKGIKYLRLNTLASLGYAVVVIDGRGSCQRGLKFEGALKNQMGQVEIEDQVEGLHYVAEKYGFIDLSRVAIHGWSYGGFLSLMGLICKPNVFKIAIAGAPVTVWMAYDTGYTERYMDIPENNQQGYEAGSVALHVEKLPNEPNRLLILHGFLDENVHFFHTNFLVSQLIRAGKPYQLQIYPNERHSIRCPESGEHYEITLLHFLQEYL, encoded by the exons ATGCAGAAGATAAAGAGGGTTCGTCTGGAAAACGAGACTGCAGGAAGTTGGAGAAG TTTTTTGTCCAGTTCTGAAGGGGAAGAGAGGATGACTGCAGTGGACACGCTATCAGACAGCTCTGAAGTGGTCGAGATGGAGGATGTGCCTTCCCAATTCCAGGTGCAAAAGCATTCTTGGGATGGGCTGCGTGACATTATTCACAGCAGCAGGAAGTATTCGGGCATGATAGTGAACAAAGCTCCCCATGATTTCCAGTTTGTCCGGAAAACAGAAGAGTCCAGCCCGCACTCTCATCGTCTTTATTACCTGG GAATGCCATATGGTAGCCGAGAGAATTCCCTTCTTTACTCAGAGATTCCCAAAAAGGTACGGAAGGAGGCCTTGCTACTCTTGTCATGGAAACAGATGCTGGATCACTTTCAG GCAACCCCTCATCATGGGATGTATTCTAGAGAAGAGGAACTCTTGAGGGAACGCAAGCGACTTGGTGTCTTTGGTATAACATCTTACGATTTCCATAGTGAGAGTGGCCTGTTCCTCTtccaggccagcaacagcctCTTTCATTGTCGAGATGGGGGCAAGAATGGTTTCATG GTGTCTCCAATGAAGCCTCTGGAGATCAAGACTCAGTGCACAGGGCCACGGATGGATCCCAAGATCTGCCCTGCCGACCCTGCCTTCTTTTCATTCATTAATAACAATGATCTGTGGGTAGCAAATATTGAGACGGGAGAGGAGAAGCGGATGACATACTGCCATAAAG GCTTGTCCAATGTTCTTGATGACCCCAAGTCTGCTGGTGTAGCCACTTTTGTCATTCAAGAGGAGTTTGATCGGTTCACGGGCTATTGGTGGTGTCCCACAGCTTCCACAGAAG GCTCAGAGGATTTAAAAACACTGCGGATCTTGTATGAGGAAGTGGATGAGTCAGAGGTGGAGATAATTCATGTTCCTTCACCTGCCttggaggagagaaaaacagactCCTACCGGTACCCCAGGACAG gcagcaaaaacCCCAAGATTACATTAAAACTGGCAGAATTTAAAACAGACAGCAAGGGTAAG atCGTGTGTGCTCAGGACAAGGAGCTGGTGCAACCATTTGCTGCATTGTTTCCGACTGTGGAGTACATTGCCCGTGCTGGATGGACCCGAGATGGCAAATA TGCCTGGGCTATGTTCCTAGACAGACCTCAGCAGCGGCTGCAGCTAATCCTTTTGCCTCCAGCACTCTTTATTCCAGTCCCAGAAAATGAGGAGCAGCGCGCTGAATTTGCCAAAACTGTGCCAGAAAATGTCCAGCCATTTGTGATCTATGAAGAAACCACTGACGTGTGGATAAAT GTTCATGATATCTTCTACCCTTTCATCCAaccagagggagaggaggaagaactctGCTTTATCCGAGCCAACGAATGCAAAACAGGTTTCTGTCACCTGTACAGAGTCACAGCAGTCCTAAAGCAAGGCAGCTATGACTGGCTGCAGCCATATGTCCATAGTGAGG ATGATTTCAAATGTGCTATCAAAGAGGAGATTGCCCTGACTGGTGGGGAATGGGAGGTGTTGGCAAGGCATGGATCGAAG ATCTGGGTCAATGAGGCTACGAAGCTGGTGTATTTCCAAGGCACAAAGGACACCCCGTTGGAGCACCACCTTTACGTAGTCAGCTATGAGTCTCCTGGAGAAATTGTGCGACTCACCACTCCGGGCTTCTCCCACAGCTGTTCAATGAGCCAG AACTTCGACATGTTCATCAGCCACTACAGCAGCGTGAGCACTCCACCTTGCGTGCACGTCTACAAGCTCAGTGGCTCCGATGATGACCCGCTCCACAAGCAGCCCAAGTTTTGGGCTAGCATGATGGAGGCAGCCA GTTGTCCCCCAGATTACATCCCACCTGAGATCTTTCACTTCCGCACTCAGTCAGATGTCGAGCTCTATGGAATGGTCTACAAACCTCATGATGTCCAACCTGGGAAGAAGCATCCCACAGTGCTCTTTGTGTACGGAGGCCCTCAG gtGCAGCTAGTGAACAACTCCTTCAAAGGAATCAAGTACTTACGGCTAAACACGCTAGCATCCCTAGGCTATGCTGTGGTAGTGATTGATGGAAGGGGTTCGTGCCAGCGAGGACTCAAATTTGAAGGGGCCCTGAAAAACCAAATG GGTCAGGTGGAGATAGAGGACCAGGTGGAAGGTTTACATTACGTAGCAGAAAAATACGGGTTCATCGACTTGAGTCGGGTAGCCATACATGGCTGGTCATATGGGGGTTTTCTCTCCCTCATGGGTCTTATCTGTAAACCCAATGTCTTCAAG ATTGCTATAGCAGGTGCTCCTGTCACAGTTTGGATGGCATATGACACCGGGTATACTGAGCGGTACATGGATATCCCAGAAAACAACCAGCAAGGTTATGAGGCTGGCTCTGTGGCATTACACGTAGAAAAGCTTCCCAATGA GCCAAATCGTTTGCTGATCCTCCATGGCTTTTTGGATGAAAATGTGCACTTTTTTCACACCAACTTCCTGGTATCACAGCTAATCCGGGCTGGAAAACCTTACCAGCTGCAG ATCTACCCCAACGAGAGACACAGTATTCGGTGCCCTGAGTCAGGAGAGCACTACGAAATCACGCTGCTGCACTTTCTACAAGAATACCTCTGA
- the DPP9 gene encoding dipeptidyl peptidase 9 isoform X3, whose product MQKIKRVRLENETAGSWRSFLSSSEGEERMTAVDTLSDSSEVVEMEDVPSQFQVQKHSWDGLRDIIHSSRKYSGMIVNKAPHDFQFVRKTEESSPHSHRLYYLGMPYGSRENSLLYSEIPKKVRKEALLLLSWKQMLDHFQATPHHGMYSREEELLRERKRLGVFGITSYDFHSESGLFLFQASNSLFHCRDGGKNGFMVSPMKPLEIKTQCTGPRMDPKICPADPAFFSFINNNDLWVANIETGEEKRMTYCHKGLSNVLDDPKSAGVATFVIQEEFDRFTGYWWCPTASTEGSEDLKTLRILYEEVDESEVEIIHVPSPALEERKTDSYRYPRTGSKNPKITLKLAEFKTDSKGKIVCAQDKELVQPFAALFPTVEYIARAGWTRDGKYAWAMFLDRPQQRLQLILLPPALFIPVPENEEQRAEFAKTVPENVQPFVIYEETTDVWINVHDIFYPFIQPEGEEEELCFIRANECKTGFCHLYRVTAVLKQGSYDWLQPYVHSEDDFKCAIKEEIALTGGEWEVLARHGSKIWVNEATKLVYFQGTKDTPLEHHLYVVSYESPGEIVRLTTPGFSHSCSMSQNFDMFISHYSSVSTPPCVHVYKLSGSDDDPLHKQPKFWASMMEAASCPPDYIPPEIFHFRTQSDVELYGMVYKPHDVQPGKKHPTVLFVYGGPQVQLVNNSFKGIKYLRLNTLASLGYAVVVIDGRGSCQRGLKFEGALKNQMGQVEIEDQVEGLHYVAEKYGFIDLSRVAIHGWSYGGFLSLMGLICKPNVFKAKSFADPPWLFG is encoded by the exons ATGCAGAAGATAAAGAGGGTTCGTCTGGAAAACGAGACTGCAGGAAGTTGGAGAAG TTTTTTGTCCAGTTCTGAAGGGGAAGAGAGGATGACTGCAGTGGACACGCTATCAGACAGCTCTGAAGTGGTCGAGATGGAGGATGTGCCTTCCCAATTCCAGGTGCAAAAGCATTCTTGGGATGGGCTGCGTGACATTATTCACAGCAGCAGGAAGTATTCGGGCATGATAGTGAACAAAGCTCCCCATGATTTCCAGTTTGTCCGGAAAACAGAAGAGTCCAGCCCGCACTCTCATCGTCTTTATTACCTGG GAATGCCATATGGTAGCCGAGAGAATTCCCTTCTTTACTCAGAGATTCCCAAAAAGGTACGGAAGGAGGCCTTGCTACTCTTGTCATGGAAACAGATGCTGGATCACTTTCAG GCAACCCCTCATCATGGGATGTATTCTAGAGAAGAGGAACTCTTGAGGGAACGCAAGCGACTTGGTGTCTTTGGTATAACATCTTACGATTTCCATAGTGAGAGTGGCCTGTTCCTCTtccaggccagcaacagcctCTTTCATTGTCGAGATGGGGGCAAGAATGGTTTCATG GTGTCTCCAATGAAGCCTCTGGAGATCAAGACTCAGTGCACAGGGCCACGGATGGATCCCAAGATCTGCCCTGCCGACCCTGCCTTCTTTTCATTCATTAATAACAATGATCTGTGGGTAGCAAATATTGAGACGGGAGAGGAGAAGCGGATGACATACTGCCATAAAG GCTTGTCCAATGTTCTTGATGACCCCAAGTCTGCTGGTGTAGCCACTTTTGTCATTCAAGAGGAGTTTGATCGGTTCACGGGCTATTGGTGGTGTCCCACAGCTTCCACAGAAG GCTCAGAGGATTTAAAAACACTGCGGATCTTGTATGAGGAAGTGGATGAGTCAGAGGTGGAGATAATTCATGTTCCTTCACCTGCCttggaggagagaaaaacagactCCTACCGGTACCCCAGGACAG gcagcaaaaacCCCAAGATTACATTAAAACTGGCAGAATTTAAAACAGACAGCAAGGGTAAG atCGTGTGTGCTCAGGACAAGGAGCTGGTGCAACCATTTGCTGCATTGTTTCCGACTGTGGAGTACATTGCCCGTGCTGGATGGACCCGAGATGGCAAATA TGCCTGGGCTATGTTCCTAGACAGACCTCAGCAGCGGCTGCAGCTAATCCTTTTGCCTCCAGCACTCTTTATTCCAGTCCCAGAAAATGAGGAGCAGCGCGCTGAATTTGCCAAAACTGTGCCAGAAAATGTCCAGCCATTTGTGATCTATGAAGAAACCACTGACGTGTGGATAAAT GTTCATGATATCTTCTACCCTTTCATCCAaccagagggagaggaggaagaactctGCTTTATCCGAGCCAACGAATGCAAAACAGGTTTCTGTCACCTGTACAGAGTCACAGCAGTCCTAAAGCAAGGCAGCTATGACTGGCTGCAGCCATATGTCCATAGTGAGG ATGATTTCAAATGTGCTATCAAAGAGGAGATTGCCCTGACTGGTGGGGAATGGGAGGTGTTGGCAAGGCATGGATCGAAG ATCTGGGTCAATGAGGCTACGAAGCTGGTGTATTTCCAAGGCACAAAGGACACCCCGTTGGAGCACCACCTTTACGTAGTCAGCTATGAGTCTCCTGGAGAAATTGTGCGACTCACCACTCCGGGCTTCTCCCACAGCTGTTCAATGAGCCAG AACTTCGACATGTTCATCAGCCACTACAGCAGCGTGAGCACTCCACCTTGCGTGCACGTCTACAAGCTCAGTGGCTCCGATGATGACCCGCTCCACAAGCAGCCCAAGTTTTGGGCTAGCATGATGGAGGCAGCCA GTTGTCCCCCAGATTACATCCCACCTGAGATCTTTCACTTCCGCACTCAGTCAGATGTCGAGCTCTATGGAATGGTCTACAAACCTCATGATGTCCAACCTGGGAAGAAGCATCCCACAGTGCTCTTTGTGTACGGAGGCCCTCAG gtGCAGCTAGTGAACAACTCCTTCAAAGGAATCAAGTACTTACGGCTAAACACGCTAGCATCCCTAGGCTATGCTGTGGTAGTGATTGATGGAAGGGGTTCGTGCCAGCGAGGACTCAAATTTGAAGGGGCCCTGAAAAACCAAATG GGTCAGGTGGAGATAGAGGACCAGGTGGAAGGTTTACATTACGTAGCAGAAAAATACGGGTTCATCGACTTGAGTCGGGTAGCCATACATGGCTGGTCATATGGGGGTTTTCTCTCCCTCATGGGTCTTATCTGTAAACCCAATGTCTTCAAG GCCAAATCGTTTGCTGATCCTCCATGGCTTTTTGGATGA